In Bradyrhizobium sp. 1(2017), one DNA window encodes the following:
- a CDS encoding glutathione S-transferase family protein, whose amino-acid sequence MIKLYFWPTPNGYKISILLEELGLPYEVEAVHIGKGEQFGEDFLRVSPNNKIPAIVDSEGPGGRLFPLFESVAIMMYLAEKSGFRFIPEEMGARYQVIQWLAFQAASMAPALGQAHHFREYSKEKIPYAIDRFTSEAGRLYRVLEKRLSENEYIAGEYSIADMATYPWLRSHKFQGQNLDDYPSIQRWYSAVRERPAVQRGLAVLKERFEKNRKPPAGAAWDNLFGNKQYGRPSDGGSQQ is encoded by the coding sequence TTGATCAAGCTGTACTTCTGGCCGACCCCGAACGGCTACAAGATCTCTATTCTGCTCGAGGAGCTCGGGCTGCCCTACGAAGTCGAAGCCGTACACATCGGCAAGGGCGAACAGTTCGGCGAAGATTTCCTTCGGGTCAGCCCGAACAACAAAATTCCGGCCATCGTCGACTCAGAGGGGCCTGGCGGAAGGCTCTTTCCGCTTTTCGAGTCCGTCGCGATCATGATGTATCTCGCGGAGAAGAGCGGCTTCCGCTTCATACCGGAAGAGATGGGCGCGCGATACCAGGTGATCCAGTGGCTTGCCTTCCAGGCGGCCAGCATGGCGCCGGCGCTCGGACAGGCTCATCACTTCCGGGAATATTCCAAGGAGAAGATCCCCTACGCGATCGACCGGTTCACGTCGGAGGCGGGACGCCTTTACCGGGTGTTGGAAAAGCGTCTTTCCGAGAACGAGTACATCGCCGGCGAGTATTCCATTGCGGATATGGCGACCTATCCATGGCTACGGTCGCACAAGTTCCAGGGCCAGAACCTGGACGACTATCCGTCGATACAGCGCTGGTACAGCGCGGTCCGCGAGCGTCCAGCCGTTCAGCGTGGCCTCGCTGTTCTGAAGGAAAGATTCGAAAAGAACAGGAAGCCGCCCGCGGGCGCCGCCTGGGACAACCTCTTCGGAAACAAGCAATACGGCCGGCCGTCGGACGGCGGTTCGCAGCAATAA
- a CDS encoding CoA transferase, whose product MTSGILPMLSGLKVIDITQFVAGPTASRVLAELGADVVKVELAPYGDRSRVQGVKAKGAPENAAPHSTYFFQHNHSKRGIALDFKNERAREILRGMIAKADVLVENFSPGVMARAGMSYDDLKRLNPRLVMCSISFAGQTGDLSEKPGYDYIGQAYAGVTGMIGEADGSPAMVTMAIGDVSTGVSAALAIVTALFHRERTGEGHLVESTLLDTYFHMHEASIPRVSKLGKKYVQKRTGSQHPDGGPTGIFKCGDGHYITLMSLSHQWPQLVQALDMPELLNDPRFASASSRRNNNDQLKEILEGWLASVGSRDECLKRLERHRIPVAPVLDLNEVIELDHLKQRNTVRTAIDPMLGEFKVPGMPVRFSGWHGPSHLSAARLGEHNADVLREYGLTEEEIADLHQKKVFVRDRALG is encoded by the coding sequence ATGACGAGCGGTATCTTGCCCATGCTGTCCGGCCTGAAGGTCATCGACATCACTCAGTTCGTGGCGGGACCGACCGCATCGCGAGTCCTCGCCGAATTGGGGGCCGACGTCGTGAAGGTGGAATTGGCGCCCTATGGTGATCGATCACGCGTGCAAGGCGTCAAGGCCAAAGGCGCGCCCGAGAACGCAGCGCCCCACAGCACATACTTCTTCCAGCATAATCATTCGAAGCGCGGTATCGCGCTGGACTTCAAGAACGAGCGCGCCCGGGAAATCCTCAGGGGCATGATAGCGAAGGCGGATGTCCTCGTCGAAAACTTCAGCCCCGGCGTGATGGCTCGTGCCGGAATGTCGTACGACGATCTGAAGAGGCTCAATCCCCGCCTGGTGATGTGCTCGATCTCGTTCGCCGGTCAAACCGGCGATCTCAGCGAAAAGCCCGGCTACGATTACATCGGTCAGGCCTACGCCGGCGTGACCGGCATGATCGGAGAGGCCGACGGCAGTCCCGCGATGGTAACGATGGCCATCGGAGACGTCTCGACCGGCGTATCCGCCGCCTTGGCGATCGTGACCGCTCTGTTCCACCGGGAACGCACCGGCGAGGGGCATCTCGTCGAGAGCACCTTGCTCGACACCTATTTCCACATGCACGAGGCGAGCATCCCTCGCGTCTCCAAGCTCGGAAAGAAGTACGTCCAAAAGCGCACCGGGTCTCAACATCCAGACGGCGGTCCGACCGGCATATTCAAGTGTGGCGATGGGCATTACATCACGCTGATGTCGCTGTCCCATCAGTGGCCGCAGTTGGTGCAGGCACTTGATATGCCCGAACTGCTCAACGATCCGCGGTTCGCGAGCGCGAGTTCCAGGCGCAACAACAACGATCAGCTCAAGGAAATTCTCGAGGGATGGTTGGCTTCGGTCGGCTCCCGCGATGAGTGCTTGAAGCGGCTCGAAAGGCATCGAATCCCGGTGGCGCCGGTTCTGGACCTCAATGAGGTGATCGAGCTCGACCATTTGAAGCAGCGGAACACGGTGCGCACCGCGATCGATCCGATGCTGGGCGAGTTCAAGGTGCCGGGGATGCCGGTTCGCTTCTCGGGGTGGCATGGCCCGTCCCACCTCTCGGCGGCACGGCTTGGGGAGCACAACGCCGACGTTCTGCGCGAATACGGTCTGACGGAGGAAGAGATCGCGGACCTTCACCAGAAGAAGGTCTTCGTACGGGACCGTGCGCTCGGCTAA
- a CDS encoding LysR substrate-binding domain-containing protein, with protein MNIELRHLRYFVAVAEELHFGKAADRLGISQPPLSQQILSLEREIGARLFERSNRRVELTSAGKNFLKEAAEVLERVDAAAVRAERIHRGQVGEVRVGFFGSAPFVEGFQKLVFDFRAEHPDVDLLLEEMPTYQQVDAILDGRLDLGFVRPLQPKPESIQSVEISRERLMVVMRKDHPLAATQGDLSVGDLAGEPMVLYASSIGSGLHQKIVDLCRDSGFAPNVAQAANATPTMMGLVAAGMGVSILPESLKRLSLDGLKFVPLREPKAETAVWLAKRWDDRSFLSRNLFQQASRLKAKASPQGAGAEPADGTGKKGRVRKPR; from the coding sequence ATGAATATCGAACTGCGGCATTTGCGATATTTCGTGGCGGTCGCCGAGGAACTGCACTTCGGCAAGGCCGCCGACCGACTCGGCATTTCGCAGCCCCCGTTGAGTCAGCAGATACTTTCGCTCGAACGCGAGATCGGCGCGCGGCTCTTCGAACGCTCGAACAGGCGCGTCGAACTGACCAGTGCGGGAAAGAATTTCCTGAAGGAAGCCGCGGAAGTGCTCGAACGGGTGGACGCTGCGGCGGTGCGCGCCGAGCGGATCCACCGGGGACAGGTAGGCGAAGTGAGGGTCGGGTTCTTCGGCTCCGCTCCGTTCGTGGAAGGGTTTCAGAAGCTCGTCTTCGACTTCCGCGCCGAGCATCCCGACGTCGATCTGCTTCTCGAAGAGATGCCGACGTATCAGCAGGTCGACGCGATACTCGACGGACGCCTCGACCTCGGTTTCGTCCGGCCGCTACAGCCCAAGCCGGAGTCGATACAGTCGGTGGAAATTTCGCGCGAGAGGCTGATGGTTGTCATGCGGAAGGACCATCCATTGGCGGCCACGCAGGGCGATCTGTCCGTTGGCGACCTCGCGGGAGAGCCGATGGTGCTCTATGCCAGCTCAATCGGCAGCGGTCTGCACCAGAAGATCGTCGATCTATGCAGGGACTCCGGCTTCGCACCGAACGTAGCCCAGGCGGCGAATGCGACGCCCACGATGATGGGGCTGGTCGCCGCCGGCATGGGCGTCTCGATCCTTCCGGAATCCCTCAAGCGGCTTTCGCTGGACGGCTTGAAGTTCGTCCCGCTGCGGGAGCCGAAAGCCGAGACCGCAGTGTGGCTCGCCAAGCGGTGGGACGACCGGTCGTTTCTGTCCCGGAACCTGTTTCAGCAGGCGTCGCGTCTGAAAGCGAAGGCCTCGCCCCAGGGCGCCGGCGCGGAGCCGGCTGACGGAACTGGAAAGAAAGGGCGTGTCCGCAAACCGCGTTAG
- a CDS encoding CaiB/BaiF CoA transferase family protein: MISEKTTYSVASGAGGKPPILRGVRVLDLSRFLSGPQATLFLAGMGAEVIKIDEPRGGDPTFTAPPFFGPRGVAFDRRTSEDLGIAYLKRTRGKKSISLDLKKPEGHKVLLKLVREADVLVENFKVGVTTRLKIDYDTLRAVNPKLIYCSITGYGATGPERHRKAFDLMVQAATGMMSITGNPAGEPSKTGASLSDGIAGTFAMAGILAALYQRHETGLGQFIDVSMADCLLSLIFDEPFECYGELGLDHRQGNRIARFSPFNTYRALDGAVAIGAGTTADWTKLLEIMGCQDLLSSVEFMNPGWRIENNEKVDEVVGRWAANMPIDEIIGRLDAADITCGPIRTIDDVVSWDQLRVRDMLQPVRNPHLPSAAGPLAAGFPLKFSEAEAVHDPRVPMPREHNAEIYEGLLKLSKQEVADLGKGGIV, from the coding sequence GTGATTTCGGAAAAGACGACGTATTCAGTCGCGTCCGGTGCTGGCGGTAAGCCGCCGATCCTTCGCGGCGTGCGCGTTCTCGATCTCAGTCGCTTTCTGTCCGGTCCGCAGGCGACGCTGTTTCTCGCCGGTATGGGCGCGGAAGTCATCAAGATCGACGAACCGCGGGGCGGCGACCCAACCTTCACCGCGCCTCCCTTCTTTGGCCCGCGCGGCGTCGCCTTCGACCGTAGGACGTCGGAAGACCTAGGTATCGCGTATCTGAAGCGGACGCGCGGCAAGAAGTCGATCAGCCTCGACCTGAAGAAGCCCGAGGGGCACAAGGTGCTGCTCAAGCTCGTCCGCGAAGCCGACGTGCTGGTCGAAAATTTCAAAGTCGGTGTCACTACCAGGTTGAAGATCGACTACGACACACTACGCGCCGTCAATCCGAAGCTGATCTACTGCTCGATCACGGGCTACGGCGCGACCGGGCCCGAACGGCACCGCAAAGCCTTCGATCTGATGGTGCAGGCCGCGACGGGAATGATGAGCATCACCGGAAATCCCGCCGGTGAACCGAGCAAGACCGGCGCGTCGCTTTCCGACGGGATTGCGGGAACGTTCGCGATGGCGGGAATCCTGGCTGCACTCTACCAACGACATGAAACTGGCCTGGGTCAATTCATCGACGTCTCGATGGCGGATTGCCTGCTTTCGCTCATCTTCGACGAGCCATTCGAATGCTATGGCGAGTTGGGACTCGACCACCGCCAAGGCAACCGGATCGCCAGGTTTTCTCCGTTCAACACTTATCGAGCGCTCGACGGAGCGGTCGCGATAGGCGCCGGAACGACCGCGGACTGGACGAAGCTTCTCGAGATCATGGGATGCCAGGATCTCCTGAGCTCGGTCGAGTTCATGAACCCCGGTTGGCGCATCGAAAACAACGAAAAGGTGGACGAAGTGGTGGGGCGTTGGGCGGCAAACATGCCCATCGACGAGATCATCGGCCGGTTGGACGCGGCGGACATTACCTGCGGGCCGATCCGGACGATCGACGACGTCGTCTCCTGGGATCAATTGCGAGTGCGCGACATGCTGCAGCCCGTGCGCAATCCGCATCTACCGAGCGCAGCCGGGCCCCTCGCTGCGGGCTTTCCACTGAAGTTCAGCGAGGCGGAGGCGGTTCACGATCCGCGCGTGCCGATGCCGCGCGAACACAACGCCGAAATCTACGAAGGTCTCCTCAAGCTTTCGAAGCAGGAGGTCGCAGATCTTGGCAAGGGCGGGATTGTCTAG
- a CDS encoding tripartite tricarboxylate transporter substrate-binding protein has protein sequence MIISGLGKAGLRSMANKGACTLMSLCLLACPVAAQTYPSRSITMIVPYAAGGPTDTVARVVADAMGRDLGQRVIVENAAGAGGTIGSLRAAKAEPNGYTLILNHIGMATAPILYPGSVDPLTSFEYIGLVADVPMTIVARRSFQPNTLKELIDYTAKQGNKITYANAGAGTASHICGVLFASETGAQPVTVPYKGTGPAMIDLLGEQVDFMCDQTTNTTNQIKSREIKAYAVTTAQRIPALVDIPSVKEAGLGNLELSIWHGIYAPKGTAAEVAARLTSALQSALKDEVVLERFNQLSALPVSNDQASAAALKAKLTSEITRWKKVLAAEIAK, from the coding sequence ATGATCATCTCGGGACTTGGCAAGGCGGGGTTGCGTAGCATGGCGAATAAGGGCGCTTGTACACTCATGTCGCTGTGCCTCCTCGCATGCCCCGTCGCAGCGCAAACCTATCCAAGCCGTTCTATTACCATGATCGTTCCCTATGCTGCAGGGGGCCCGACGGATACCGTGGCTCGCGTCGTCGCCGACGCGATGGGACGCGATCTGGGACAGCGCGTGATCGTCGAAAACGCAGCTGGGGCAGGCGGTACCATCGGGTCCTTGCGGGCCGCCAAAGCCGAGCCGAACGGCTACACGCTGATCCTCAATCACATAGGAATGGCGACGGCGCCGATCCTCTACCCCGGATCGGTAGATCCCCTTACGTCGTTCGAATACATCGGGCTTGTCGCGGACGTGCCGATGACCATCGTGGCTCGACGGTCATTTCAACCGAACACGCTGAAGGAATTGATCGATTACACCGCCAAGCAGGGAAACAAGATCACTTACGCGAATGCGGGAGCTGGAACGGCGTCACATATCTGCGGAGTTCTGTTCGCTTCCGAGACCGGGGCGCAGCCCGTCACCGTTCCCTATAAGGGCACTGGACCCGCAATGATTGATCTGCTCGGCGAGCAAGTGGATTTCATGTGCGATCAGACGACCAATACGACGAACCAGATAAAATCCCGCGAGATCAAGGCGTATGCCGTCACGACGGCGCAGAGAATACCAGCGCTGGTCGACATCCCTTCCGTAAAGGAGGCGGGACTTGGAAATCTGGAGCTGTCGATTTGGCACGGAATATACGCTCCGAAGGGCACCGCTGCAGAGGTAGCAGCAAGGCTAACGTCTGCGCTTCAATCGGCCCTGAAGGATGAAGTCGTCCTCGAACGCTTCAATCAACTCAGCGCTCTTCCGGTGTCGAATGATCAGGCGAGCGCGGCTGCATTGAAGGCAAAACTCACATCAGAAATCACTCGGTGGAAGAAGGTCCTTGCCGCGGAGATCGCAAAGTAG